Proteins encoded within one genomic window of Flavobacterium gilvum:
- a CDS encoding hydroxymethylglutaryl-CoA synthase family protein, with translation MKTGIDAIAFDVAKLHLPIKTLAVARNIEPEKLEKGLGLLKMTLPDAHQDTVVFGANALTKLIQDNDINLGEIARIYVGTESGIDSSKPISSYLISLMEQKFGENVLSECDVVDFTFACIGAVDALQNCLDFVQLNPTKKAIVVATDFAKYDLNSTGEYTQGAGAVAMLVTSNPKIISFENQWGVSTKGVFDFFKPFRTISKQEITGNANNESWFDNLETEIEIHKDQPVFDGQYSNQCYMDRTREAYFSFKKQKNTTETLYNNWKSIVMHLPYAFQGRRMLSEIYALDAATPIISGDENAAEYQNKLKEISKSDDYKTFVSEKLQPAELASSLIGNLYTGSIFMGLLSTLAHFYDSKKEITNEKFGFLAYGSGSKSKVFEGTIQPDWKSSISNVSLFETLEKSFEIDFETYEKLHKKEQKQSIQDPKNEWILDRIETKIPTLIGARYYKWID, from the coding sequence ATGAAAACTGGAATTGACGCTATTGCATTTGATGTTGCTAAATTACATTTACCTATAAAAACATTGGCTGTAGCTAGAAACATAGAACCCGAAAAACTTGAAAAGGGACTGGGTTTATTAAAAATGACTTTGCCTGACGCACACCAAGATACTGTTGTTTTTGGTGCCAATGCCTTGACAAAATTAATCCAAGACAACGATATTAACTTAGGTGAAATTGCCCGTATATATGTAGGAACCGAAAGTGGTATCGATAGCTCGAAACCCATAAGTTCCTACCTTATTTCTTTAATGGAACAAAAATTTGGCGAGAATGTTTTGTCTGAATGTGATGTCGTGGATTTCACTTTTGCTTGTATCGGAGCAGTTGACGCTCTTCAAAACTGTTTGGATTTTGTTCAACTTAACCCAACAAAAAAAGCAATTGTTGTCGCCACCGATTTTGCAAAATACGATTTGAATTCAACTGGAGAATACACTCAAGGCGCTGGAGCAGTCGCTATGTTGGTTACATCAAATCCAAAAATAATCAGTTTTGAAAATCAATGGGGCGTAAGTACAAAAGGTGTTTTTGATTTCTTTAAACCGTTCAGAACCATTTCGAAACAGGAAATCACCGGAAACGCAAATAACGAATCTTGGTTTGATAATTTGGAGACCGAAATTGAAATCCACAAAGACCAACCGGTTTTTGACGGTCAATATTCGAATCAATGTTATATGGATAGAACCCGTGAGGCTTATTTTTCATTCAAAAAACAAAAAAATACAACAGAAACCCTTTACAACAATTGGAAAAGCATTGTAATGCATTTGCCTTATGCTTTCCAGGGTCGAAGAATGTTGTCTGAAATTTATGCTCTGGATGCAGCAACTCCAATTATTTCTGGCGATGAAAACGCTGCAGAATACCAAAACAAACTGAAAGAAATCAGTAAATCTGACGATTACAAAACATTTGTTTCCGAAAAATTACAGCCTGCTGAATTAGCTTCTTCTTTAATCGGTAATTTGTATACCGGCTCCATTTTTATGGGATTGCTGTCTACTTTGGCTCATTTTTATGATTCCAAAAAAGAAATTACAAACGAAAAATTCGGTTTTCTAGCTTATGGAAGTGGATCGAAATCCAAGGTTTTTGAAGGAACCATCCAGCCGGATTGGAAATCTTCGATAAGCAATGTTTCTCTTTTTGAAACACTGGAAAAAAGTTTTGAAATCGATTTTGAAACTTATGAAAAACTACACAAAAAAGAACAGAAACAAAGCATACAAGATCCTAAAAACGAATGGATTCTAGACCGAATTGAAACTAAAATCCCAACTTTAATCGGTGCACGATATTATAAATGGATTGATTAA
- a CDS encoding alpha/beta fold hydrolase, with product METLLYKNTQISYSDTGKGTAVVLLHGFLENKTMWDFYVSELSKKNRIITIDLLGHGETESLGYIQTMEENADVVHEVLSKLRIRKAILVGHSMGGYVSLAFAELYPEKMKGLVLLNSTSKEDSPERKKNRDRAIKAVKKDYETFIRLSIANLFSEENREILINEIEAVKIQALKTPLQGIVASLEGMKIRKDREFLLHTTTFPKLLIVGKKDPVLNYEENLEQIKNTNVELVTFPDGHMSSIENKEELLKVLSDFFKRI from the coding sequence TTGGAAACACTTCTCTACAAAAACACCCAAATTTCGTATTCTGATACTGGAAAAGGTACAGCCGTAGTCCTGCTTCACGGTTTTTTGGAAAACAAAACGATGTGGGATTTTTATGTTTCTGAATTAAGTAAAAAGAACCGAATCATAACCATCGATTTATTGGGGCATGGCGAAACCGAAAGTTTGGGATATATCCAAACCATGGAAGAAAACGCAGATGTGGTTCACGAAGTTTTGTCCAAATTACGAATTCGAAAAGCGATTTTGGTTGGACACTCAATGGGCGGTTATGTTTCTTTGGCTTTCGCCGAATTGTATCCGGAAAAAATGAAAGGATTGGTATTACTCAACTCCACTTCCAAAGAAGACAGTCCCGAAAGAAAGAAAAACAGAGACCGCGCCATCAAAGCAGTCAAGAAAGATTACGAAACTTTCATCCGACTGTCAATTGCCAATTTGTTCAGCGAAGAAAACCGTGAAATCCTAATCAATGAAATCGAAGCGGTAAAAATTCAAGCTTTGAAAACACCCTTGCAAGGTATCGTTGCCTCACTCGAAGGAATGAAAATTAGAAAAGACCGGGAATTTCTATTGCACACAACAACCTTCCCAAAATTATTGATTGTTGGAAAAAAAGATCCTGTTCTTAATTACGAGGAAAATCTCGAGCAAATAAAAAACACCAATGTTGAGTTAGTCACTTTCCCAGATGGGCATATGAGTTCTATAGAAAACAAAGAGGAATTACTTAAAGTTTTATCAGATTTCTTTAAAAGAATTTAA
- a CDS encoding fumarate reductase/succinate dehydrogenase flavoprotein subunit, which translates to MKLDSKIPEGHISQKWTDYKDHLRLVAPNNRPKIDIIVVGTGLAGASAAASFAEMGYNVKAFCYQDSPRRAHSIAAQGGINAAKNYQNDGDSTFRLFYDTIKGGDYRAREANVHRLAEVSGNIIDQCVAQGVPFARDYGGMLDNRSFGGTQVQRTFYAAGQTGQQLLLGAYSALSRQIGLGRVDMYNRHEMLELVKVNGKARGIIARNLITGELERHSAHAVIIATGGYGNVYFLSTNAMGSNVTAGWKIHKQGALFANPCYVQIHPTCIPVHGTNQSKLTLMSESLRNSGRIWVPKKKEDAEAIRAGKLKPTQIAEEDRDYYLERKYPAFGNLVPRDVASRAGKEVCDEGRGIEANDTNEGVYLDFATEVQSKGRQTAYAKGNHNPSQEEILTLGKKWLEEKYGNLFTMYQKITDENPYETPMKIYPAVHYTMGGVWVDYNLQSTIPGCFVAGEANFSDHGANRLGASALMQGLADGYFVLPYTVSDYLADDIRTGKISTDLPEFVAAEKNVKDTIDKFLSNNGSKTVDHFHKRLGHIMWNKVGMGRNEKGLTEAIEEIAALKEEFFKDVYVPGSSDELNPELEKALRVADFIELGQLMAMDALQRKESCGGHFREEYQDAEGETLRDDENFKFVGAWEYKGYNIKDEVLHKEELKYEFIKIAARNYK; encoded by the coding sequence ATGAAACTAGATTCTAAAATACCAGAAGGTCACATTTCACAAAAATGGACTGATTATAAAGACCACTTAAGGCTTGTTGCTCCAAACAACAGACCTAAAATAGATATTATCGTAGTAGGAACAGGATTGGCTGGTGCTTCGGCTGCGGCTTCTTTTGCAGAAATGGGTTATAATGTAAAAGCATTTTGTTACCAAGATTCTCCTCGTCGTGCACACTCAATTGCTGCACAAGGGGGTATCAACGCTGCAAAAAATTATCAAAATGACGGGGATAGTACTTTCCGTTTGTTTTATGATACTATCAAAGGAGGAGATTATAGAGCGCGAGAAGCAAACGTTCACCGTTTAGCAGAAGTTTCCGGAAACATCATTGACCAATGTGTGGCTCAAGGTGTTCCTTTTGCCCGTGATTATGGCGGAATGTTGGACAACCGTTCTTTTGGAGGAACACAAGTACAACGTACTTTTTACGCTGCTGGACAAACAGGACAACAATTATTATTAGGAGCTTATTCAGCTTTATCAAGACAAATTGGTTTGGGTCGTGTAGATATGTACAACCGTCACGAAATGTTGGAATTGGTAAAAGTTAACGGTAAAGCTCGTGGAATCATTGCTCGTAATTTGATTACAGGAGAATTAGAAAGACATTCAGCTCACGCTGTAATTATTGCAACTGGAGGATACGGAAATGTTTATTTCCTTTCTACAAATGCAATGGGATCGAATGTGACTGCTGGTTGGAAAATCCACAAACAAGGGGCTTTGTTCGCAAATCCTTGTTACGTACAAATTCACCCAACTTGTATTCCGGTTCACGGAACGAATCAGTCTAAATTGACATTGATGTCTGAGTCGTTAAGAAACTCTGGACGTATTTGGGTTCCAAAGAAAAAAGAAGATGCTGAAGCAATTCGTGCAGGTAAATTGAAACCAACACAAATTGCTGAAGAAGATAGAGATTACTACTTAGAAAGAAAATATCCTGCATTTGGTAACTTAGTTCCTCGTGATGTGGCTTCAAGAGCTGGAAAAGAAGTTTGTGACGAAGGTCGCGGAATTGAGGCTAATGATACCAATGAAGGAGTTTATTTGGATTTTGCTACAGAGGTTCAATCCAAAGGAAGACAAACAGCTTATGCCAAAGGAAATCATAATCCTTCTCAAGAAGAAATTCTTACATTAGGAAAAAAATGGTTGGAAGAAAAATATGGTAACTTGTTTACTATGTACCAAAAAATCACGGATGAGAATCCTTATGAAACTCCGATGAAAATTTATCCTGCAGTTCACTACACAATGGGTGGAGTTTGGGTTGATTATAACTTACAATCTACTATTCCAGGTTGTTTCGTTGCAGGAGAAGCAAACTTCTCTGATCACGGAGCGAACCGTTTGGGAGCTTCGGCTTTGATGCAAGGTTTGGCCGATGGTTATTTCGTATTGCCTTATACTGTTTCTGATTATTTGGCTGATGATATTCGTACCGGAAAAATCTCTACTGATTTACCTGAATTCGTTGCGGCAGAGAAAAATGTTAAAGATACTATCGATAAATTCTTGTCTAATAATGGATCAAAAACGGTGGATCATTTCCACAAACGTTTAGGTCATATTATGTGGAATAAAGTTGGAATGGGTCGTAATGAGAAAGGATTAACAGAAGCTATCGAAGAAATTGCAGCTTTAAAAGAAGAATTTTTCAAAGATGTTTACGTTCCAGGAAGTTCAGATGAATTGAATCCTGAATTGGAAAAAGCACTTCGTGTTGCCGATTTCATCGAATTAGGACAATTAATGGCTATGGATGCTTTGCAGCGTAAAGAATCTTGTGGTGGTCATTTCCGTGAAGAATATCAAGACGCAGAAGGTGAAACCTTACGTGATGACGAAAACTTCAAATTTGTAGGTGCTTGGGAATACAAAGGATACAACATCAAAGACGAAGTACTTCACAAAGAAGAATTGAAATACGAGTTTATTAAAATAGCGGCTAGAAATTATAAATAA
- a CDS encoding succinate dehydrogenase cytochrome b subunit: MAKSAILKSSIAKKVAMALSGLFLIMFLALHFFINFVSVFSKDSFNAMSHFMGYNPLIQFVMQPILVAGVVFHFVMGFVLELKNKKARPVAYVKYDGAANASWASRNMIISGLVVLAFLGLHFYDFWVHEMVYKYVESNIIDETRYYPELVAKFESPVRTGLYSVAFILLGLHLWHGFTSSLQSVGFDNKIGKSLHKICYAFAIVVPVGFIFIALFHHFINN; this comes from the coding sequence ATGGCAAAATCTGCAATATTGAAGTCTTCTATAGCCAAAAAAGTGGCTATGGCACTTTCAGGACTTTTTTTGATTATGTTTCTAGCGCTGCATTTCTTTATTAATTTCGTTTCGGTTTTTAGTAAAGATTCGTTCAATGCTATGTCACATTTTATGGGTTATAACCCTTTAATTCAATTTGTTATGCAGCCTATTTTGGTTGCGGGTGTGGTTTTTCACTTTGTTATGGGATTCGTTCTAGAATTAAAAAACAAAAAAGCGAGACCGGTTGCTTACGTAAAATATGACGGAGCGGCAAATGCTTCATGGGCATCCAGAAACATGATTATTTCCGGATTAGTAGTGTTGGCATTCTTAGGTCTTCATTTTTATGATTTTTGGGTTCATGAAATGGTTTACAAATATGTAGAGTCAAATATAATTGACGAAACAAGATATTATCCTGAATTGGTAGCTAAGTTTGAAAGCCCAGTGCGTACAGGATTGTACAGCGTTGCCTTTATATTATTAGGATTACACCTTTGGCATGGATTTACTTCTTCTTTGCAATCTGTAGGATTTGACAATAAAATTGGGAAGTCATTGCACAAAATCTGTTATGCATTTGCAATAGTAGTTCCTGTTGGATTTATTTTCATTGCGTTATTTCATCATTTTATTAATAATTAA
- a CDS encoding succinate dehydrogenase/fumarate reductase iron-sulfur subunit: protein MSAAKNINITLQIWRQKNSKEKGKMETYKLNDVSTASSFLEMLDQLNEQLVNERKEPVAFDHDCREGICGMCSLYINGRAHGPDTGITTCQLHMRMFNDGDTIVIEPWRSAAFPVIKDLIVDRTSFDRIQQAGGFVSVNTSGNTIDANATPVPKDDADKAFEAAACIGCGACVATCKNGSAMLFVGAKVSQYALLPQGRVEATARVLNMVRQMDEEGFGNCTNTGACEIECPKGISLENIARMNREYLSASLK, encoded by the coding sequence ATGAGCGCAGCAAAAAATATCAATATAACCCTTCAAATTTGGCGTCAAAAGAATTCCAAAGAGAAAGGGAAAATGGAAACATACAAATTAAATGATGTTTCTACGGCAAGTTCGTTTTTGGAAATGTTAGACCAATTGAACGAACAATTAGTAAACGAAAGAAAAGAACCAGTTGCTTTTGACCACGATTGTCGCGAAGGAATTTGCGGAATGTGTTCTTTGTACATCAACGGACGTGCACACGGACCAGATACAGGAATCACAACTTGTCAGTTGCACATGAGAATGTTTAATGACGGTGATACAATCGTTATCGAGCCATGGCGTTCTGCCGCTTTTCCTGTAATCAAAGATTTGATTGTAGATAGAACTTCTTTTGACAGAATTCAGCAAGCGGGAGGATTCGTTTCTGTAAATACTTCTGGAAACACTATTGATGCAAATGCAACTCCAGTTCCAAAAGACGATGCAGACAAAGCTTTTGAAGCAGCGGCTTGTATTGGTTGTGGTGCTTGTGTGGCAACTTGTAAAAATGGTTCTGCTATGTTGTTCGTTGGAGCCAAAGTATCGCAATATGCTTTGTTGCCACAAGGAAGAGTAGAAGCTACAGCCCGTGTTTTGAACATGGTTCGTCAAATGGACGAAGAAGGTTTTGGTAACTGTACCAATACCGGAGCTTGCGAAATCGAATGTCCTAAAGGAATTTCCCTTGAAAACATCGCTCGTATGAATAGAGAATATCTGTCTGCAAGTTTGAAATAA
- a CDS encoding TIGR00266 family protein, with translation MQAHEIDYQIFGEEMQYVEIELDPQEIVIAEAGSFMMMENNIQMETIFGDGSQQSGSGLFGKLLNAGKRVLTGESLFMTAFLNQGNTKSKVSFASPYPGKILPIDLTQFQGKFICQKSSFLCAAKGVSVGIEFSQKLGRGLFGGEGFIMQKIEGDGMAFVHSGGTMAKKELAHGEVLKVDTGCIIGFTKDVDYDIEFIGGIKNSLFGGEGLFYATLRGPGTVYIQSLPFSRLADRIIASAPKSGGNSRDEGSLLGGIGNLLDGDNRF, from the coding sequence ATGCAAGCACACGAAATAGATTATCAGATTTTTGGCGAAGAAATGCAGTATGTCGAAATAGAACTTGACCCACAGGAAATTGTGATTGCAGAAGCGGGCAGTTTTATGATGATGGAAAATAACATCCAGATGGAAACCATTTTTGGTGACGGTTCACAACAATCGGGTTCGGGTTTGTTTGGCAAACTTTTGAATGCAGGAAAAAGAGTTCTTACCGGCGAAAGTCTTTTTATGACCGCATTCCTGAACCAAGGAAATACCAAAAGTAAAGTTTCGTTTGCTTCTCCCTATCCGGGAAAGATTCTCCCAATTGATTTAACGCAATTTCAAGGTAAATTTATCTGCCAAAAAAGTTCATTTTTATGCGCTGCCAAAGGTGTTTCTGTTGGTATTGAATTTTCCCAAAAATTGGGTCGCGGTCTCTTTGGCGGAGAAGGTTTTATTATGCAAAAAATTGAAGGCGACGGAATGGCTTTTGTGCATTCGGGAGGAACTATGGCCAAAAAAGAATTGGCGCACGGCGAAGTACTGAAAGTCGATACTGGTTGCATAATTGGTTTTACCAAAGATGTCGATTATGATATTGAATTTATTGGCGGAATTAAAAACTCTCTTTTTGGAGGCGAAGGATTATTTTACGCAACCTTACGCGGCCCCGGAACAGTTTACATTCAGTCATTGCCTTTCTCTAGATTGGCGGACAGAATCATTGCATCGGCACCAAAATCAGGAGGAAACAGCCGTGACGAAGGAAGCTTGCTTGGCGGAATTGGAAATCTTTTAGACGGTGATAATCGTTTTTAA
- a CDS encoding aminopeptidase P family protein, giving the protein MKYHQIDRTLFIKNRAKFMAQMKPNSVAVFNSNDIYPVSADSTLPFAQHRDIFYLSGVDQEESILLLFPDAPYENQREMLFLKETSEHIAIWEGEKLTKERAFEVSGIRTVYWLQDFEKVLNEMMTYADTMYINTNEHYRAAVETETREARFVKWWKAKYPAHQVAKSNPILQRLRSVKESEEIDLIQNACNITEKGFRRLLSFVKPNVTEYEIEAELIHEFIRNRSKGFAYTPIIASGNNANVLHYIENNQQCKAGDLILLDVAAEYANYSSDLTRTIPVSGRFSDRQKAVYNAVLRVKNEATKMLTPGTLWKQYHVEVGKIMTSELLGLGLIDKADVQNENPEWPAYKKYFMHGTSHHMGLDTHDYGLLHEPMKANMVFTVEPGIYIPAEGFGIRLEDNVVVQEKGEPFNLMRNIPIEVDEIESLMNS; this is encoded by the coding sequence ATGAAATATCATCAAATTGACCGTACTCTTTTCATAAAAAACAGAGCAAAATTCATGGCTCAAATGAAGCCTAATAGTGTAGCCGTATTTAATTCTAATGATATTTACCCCGTTTCTGCCGACAGTACTTTGCCATTTGCGCAACATCGAGATATTTTCTATTTATCGGGTGTTGATCAGGAAGAAAGTATATTATTGCTTTTTCCCGATGCTCCTTACGAGAACCAAAGAGAAATGTTGTTCCTGAAAGAAACCAGCGAACATATTGCTATTTGGGAAGGTGAAAAATTGACTAAAGAGCGTGCTTTTGAAGTTTCTGGAATCAGAACCGTATATTGGTTACAGGATTTTGAGAAAGTCTTAAACGAAATGATGACGTATGCAGACACTATGTACATCAATACCAACGAGCATTATCGCGCTGCCGTTGAAACCGAAACCCGTGAAGCTCGTTTTGTAAAATGGTGGAAAGCTAAATATCCTGCGCATCAAGTTGCCAAAAGCAACCCAATATTACAGCGTTTGCGTTCAGTCAAAGAATCTGAAGAAATAGATTTAATTCAAAATGCCTGTAATATAACCGAAAAAGGTTTCCGAAGATTACTGTCATTTGTAAAACCAAACGTAACCGAATACGAAATCGAAGCCGAATTGATTCACGAATTCATTCGTAACCGATCCAAAGGTTTTGCCTACACTCCAATTATTGCTTCGGGGAATAATGCGAATGTGTTGCATTATATTGAAAACAACCAACAATGCAAAGCAGGCGATTTGATTTTATTGGACGTTGCTGCCGAATATGCCAATTATTCCAGTGATTTAACGAGAACAATTCCTGTTTCCGGACGCTTTTCTGACAGACAAAAAGCGGTTTACAACGCTGTTTTGAGAGTCAAAAATGAGGCTACCAAAATGCTTACGCCAGGAACGCTATGGAAACAATACCATGTGGAAGTGGGTAAAATTATGACTTCGGAATTGCTTGGTTTGGGACTAATTGACAAAGCTGATGTTCAGAACGAAAACCCGGAATGGCCTGCCTACAAAAAATATTTTATGCACGGAACTTCGCATCACATGGGCTTGGACACACACGATTACGGATTATTGCACGAACCAATGAAAGCCAATATGGTTTTCACCGTTGAGCCTGGAATTTATATCCCTGCCGAAGGTTTCGGAATTCGTCTTGAAGACAATGTTGTTGTTCAGGAAAAAGGAGAACCTTTCAACTTAATGCGAAACATTCCGATTGAAGTGGATGAAATTGAGAGTTTAATGAATTCTTAA
- a CDS encoding AbiH family protein has translation MNRLVIIGNGFDLAHGLPTSYKHFIDDYWESVTDESHDDEFISFENIHFKFKLDGVKNLEGLANFIMQYDEEIKFSEAEIYREYGNNSLNGRYPRRHILNYKNSFFRLINQKAIQNWVDIENEYYRQLKRIVDLKPTSVLLDKDEFEISRKEKMIKLNIEFDQVKDRLEKYLKEKINFDGKGLKPISDLFKLDRRTHDYYLEFPSQDRETLEKFQKKYDMDLEKGKSITTYFLNFNYTKTIDRYLNYAKADRQDRFFGIVENIQIHGRLNDNNNKINFGFGDEMDDDYKIIENLDDNEYLRNFKSFQYSQNSNYKYLLDFIDSEKFQVYIMGHSCGLSDRTLLNTIFEHNNCRSIKVFYHETKDENGKVIRDNYTEIIQNISRHFNKKALMREKIVNKTLCKELPQIQIPLKQKTAPIPESR, from the coding sequence ATGAATAGACTTGTAATTATTGGAAACGGTTTTGATTTGGCTCATGGATTGCCTACATCATATAAACATTTTATTGATGATTATTGGGAAAGTGTAACAGACGAAAGTCACGATGATGAGTTTATTTCGTTTGAAAATATTCATTTTAAATTTAAATTGGATGGGGTTAAAAATTTAGAGGGATTAGCAAATTTTATTATGCAGTATGATGAAGAAATAAAATTTTCTGAAGCTGAAATTTATCGTGAATATGGTAATAATTCTCTGAATGGAAGATATCCTAGAAGGCATATTCTTAATTATAAGAATAGTTTTTTTAGATTAATCAATCAAAAAGCAATTCAAAATTGGGTAGATATTGAAAATGAATATTATAGGCAATTGAAAAGGATTGTTGATTTGAAACCTACAAGTGTTTTGCTAGATAAAGACGAATTTGAAATTTCAAGAAAAGAAAAAATGATCAAACTTAATATTGAGTTTGATCAAGTTAAAGATAGATTAGAAAAATATCTTAAAGAGAAAATAAATTTTGATGGAAAAGGATTAAAGCCAATTTCTGATTTGTTTAAACTTGATAGAAGAACACATGACTATTATTTAGAATTTCCAAGTCAAGATCGTGAAACATTAGAAAAGTTTCAAAAGAAATATGATATGGATTTGGAAAAAGGGAAAAGCATAACTACTTATTTCTTGAATTTTAATTATACAAAAACAATTGATAGATATTTAAATTATGCAAAAGCGGACAGACAAGATCGTTTTTTTGGAATAGTTGAGAATATTCAAATTCACGGAAGATTGAACGATAATAATAATAAAATTAATTTTGGTTTTGGAGATGAAATGGATGATGATTACAAGATAATTGAAAATTTAGATGATAATGAATATTTAAGAAATTTTAAGTCATTTCAGTATTCACAAAATTCAAATTATAAATATCTTTTAGATTTTATAGATAGTGAAAAATTTCAAGTTTATATTATGGGACATTCTTGTGGTTTGTCAGATAGAACTTTGTTGAATACTATTTTTGAACATAATAACTGTCGTTCTATAAAAGTATTTTATCACGAAACAAAAGATGAGAATGGTAAAGTAATTAGAGATAATTATACTGAAATCATTCAGAATATTTCTCGACATTTTAATAAAAAAGCTTTGATGAGAGAAAAAATCGTTAATAAAACTCTTTGTAAAGAATTACCACAAATACAGATTCCATTAAAACAAAAAACGGCTCCCATTCCTGAAAGCCGTTAG